The Conexivisphaerales archaeon genome has a window encoding:
- a CDS encoding ABC transporter ATP-binding protein: MIGSLITENLTKVYSDHSGKKALDTINITIPIKGIFALIGRNGAGKTTLVRILATQLMPTSGFASVDGLDIVKDAKYLRNRIACVPQEARPIAWMTPKQTILSYLMWRGYGYGEAKVRAQEALARVGIDQVQDKLNRTLSGGTKRKVLVATALASEADIIFLDEPTTGLDPVSRRDLWNYLLALGKERFTILTTHYLEEAEQLATLIGILDRGKLIGIGSLEELRKMVRYQYSIRMQGDSDVLSSAVGEIARGRDGSVQLLTTEDEAIRLSHKLLELGSRFSMSPVTLDDVFFHVVNKEEMLQTI, encoded by the coding sequence ATGATAGGTTCGTTAATAACAGAGAATCTAACCAAGGTATATTCAGACCATTCCGGTAAAAAAGCTCTGGATACAATAAACATAACTATTCCTATCAAAGGAATTTTCGCGCTTATAGGGAGAAATGGAGCGGGTAAAACTACGCTTGTCAGGATTCTGGCTACTCAATTAATGCCGACAAGTGGTTTTGCTTCAGTGGATGGATTAGACATTGTAAAGGATGCAAAATACTTGAGGAATAGAATAGCTTGTGTTCCACAGGAGGCTAGACCTATTGCTTGGATGACTCCAAAGCAGACAATCCTATCATATCTTATGTGGCGAGGGTACGGCTATGGTGAAGCAAAGGTTAGAGCACAAGAAGCACTTGCAAGGGTTGGGATAGATCAGGTTCAGGATAAGCTAAACCGCACACTATCTGGGGGGACCAAGCGTAAAGTTCTTGTGGCTACTGCGTTAGCATCTGAAGCAGATATAATATTCCTTGATGAACCTACAACGGGGCTTGACCCCGTTTCAAGAAGGGATTTGTGGAATTATCTGTTGGCGCTTGGTAAAGAACGTTTTACCATATTGACAACTCACTATCTTGAAGAAGCAGAGCAACTTGCTACTTTAATAGGGATCTTGGATAGGGGAAAGCTGATAGGGATAGGGAGTCTTGAAGAACTGAGGAAGATGGTTAGATATCAGTACAGTATACGAATGCAAGGAGATTCAGATGTATTATCATCGGCTGTAGGAGAGATAGCAAGGGGAAGAGATGGTTCTGTACAGTTGTTGACTACAGAAGATGAGGCAATAAGATTGTCGCATAAATTGCTAGAACTTGGTTCTAGATTTTCCATGTCACCTGTTACTCTTGATGATGTATTTTTTCATGTAGTCAACAAAGAGGAGATGTTACAAACAATATGA
- the cpsA gene encoding carboxypeptidase CpsA has translation MVDPKVLLKDILKYEDEIIKIRRYIHENPELSYKEFNTAKLVAKKLRELGIKVKEGVGGTGVVGILEGDKKGKVVALRADMDALPIQEKTDFEFRSKVSGVMHACGHDTHVAMLLGAAMLLTEHKNELEGTIKFLFQPAEEHGGKGGAKPMIEDGVMENPKVDYVFGLHISGDHPSGTFALRQGALMAAPDAFKIRVIGKGGHGSQPDKTVDPIFISAHIIMGLHGITSRMIDQTQPFVISVCSIHSGSKDNIIPDEAIMEGTIRTLDEDIRATAKSHVRKIVEGICKTYGASSEIDFMEDAYPVTINDPEVTEKVFTLLKRIPGTEVKECNPILGGEDFSRFLQRAPGTFYFLGTLNPKKGCIYPNHSSQFSVDEDVLKYGSVSLALLALEFCQR, from the coding sequence ATGGTAGACCCGAAGGTTCTGTTAAAGGATATTCTGAAATATGAAGATGAAATTATAAAGATAAGGAGATACATTCACGAGAATCCAGAACTATCATACAAAGAGTTCAATACAGCAAAGCTTGTAGCCAAAAAACTGAGGGAGCTAGGCATTAAGGTTAAGGAAGGAGTCGGGGGTACAGGCGTCGTCGGCATACTAGAAGGGGACAAGAAAGGAAAGGTTGTAGCTCTGAGAGCAGACATGGATGCACTACCCATACAAGAAAAGACAGACTTTGAGTTCAGGTCCAAAGTTTCCGGCGTAATGCATGCATGTGGTCATGATACTCATGTAGCAATGTTGCTCGGTGCTGCAATGTTGCTTACTGAACATAAAAATGAGCTAGAAGGTACAATAAAATTTCTGTTCCAACCGGCTGAGGAGCATGGGGGCAAGGGAGGAGCAAAACCCATGATAGAAGATGGAGTCATGGAGAATCCAAAGGTAGATTATGTCTTTGGGCTTCATATTAGCGGAGATCATCCATCGGGTACTTTTGCTCTAAGACAAGGAGCTCTTATGGCTGCACCAGATGCATTCAAGATAAGAGTAATAGGTAAAGGCGGTCATGGTTCACAGCCAGATAAGACTGTAGACCCAATTTTCATATCAGCACACATTATCATGGGTTTACATGGCATAACCAGTAGGATGATAGATCAGACTCAGCCCTTTGTCATCTCTGTTTGCAGTATACACTCTGGCAGTAAGGACAATATAATTCCTGATGAGGCGATCATGGAAGGAACTATAAGAACGCTGGACGAAGACATAAGAGCAACTGCCAAGTCACATGTTAGAAAGATTGTAGAAGGTATATGTAAGACCTATGGTGCATCGAGTGAAATAGACTTCATGGAGGATGCTTATCCAGTAACTATTAATGATCCGGAGGTTACAGAAAAAGTATTCACATTGCTTAAAAGAATACCAGGCACAGAGGTTAAAGAGTGCAACCCTATACTTGGAGGTGAAGATTTTTCACGATTTTTGCAACGCGCTCCTGGTACTTTCTATTTCTTAGGAACACTCAATCCTAAAAAAGGATGCATATATCCTAATCACAGTTCTCAGTTTTCAGTTGATGAAGATGTCTTGAAGTACGGTTCCGTCTCTCTTGCTCTTTTAGCCCTCGAATTCTGCCAAAGATAG
- a CDS encoding ABC transporter permease: MTSRWINQVMAGILVNSVYEMKNYPIVLLNTVLSPLSFLILIVFVSRGSLLGVAILGGFIMSMFSNGIALQSDLSHLKNDFKLQDMVVSSPAPAVLYVTGMALSELIYSSPALLVLAVLGGLFVHLGVLRLLVFLSVLIIMFIISITIGFTLATISSDIVQSFAFSRLISTLFSTLPPVYYPITYIPEPYRIIAYLSPTTYAAQLAQSVAGYLTITNLTAELDWSVLITVTVVLLIIATRKVRWREV, encoded by the coding sequence ATGACATCAAGATGGATAAATCAGGTGATGGCTGGAATCTTAGTTAACTCTGTATATGAAATGAAAAATTACCCTATAGTACTTCTTAACACAGTTTTGTCTCCCCTCTCATTTTTAATTCTGATTGTGTTTGTGAGCAGAGGTTCTCTGTTAGGTGTTGCAATATTAGGTGGTTTTATAATGAGCATGTTTTCTAACGGTATAGCTTTACAAAGTGACCTTTCACATCTAAAAAATGACTTTAAGCTACAGGATATGGTGGTGAGCAGTCCTGCGCCAGCTGTTTTGTATGTAACAGGCATGGCATTATCGGAACTTATCTACTCTTCTCCGGCTCTTCTTGTTTTAGCAGTTCTTGGGGGGCTTTTTGTGCATCTTGGCGTCTTAAGATTATTGGTCTTTCTTTCTGTTCTGATAATAATGTTTATCATATCTATAACTATCGGATTTACTCTTGCAACCATTTCAAGTGATATAGTACAGAGTTTTGCTTTTTCAAGATTAATATCAACTCTGTTTTCAACATTGCCACCAGTTTATTATCCTATAACATACATACCAGAACCATATCGTATAATAGCTTATTTATCTCCTACAACCTATGCGGCGCAACTAGCACAGAGCGTAGCAGGATATCTAACAATCACCAACTTAACTGCCGAATTAGATTGGAGCGTTCTAATTACTGTCACCGTCGTACTCCTGATTATAGCTACTCGAAAAGTAAGATGGAGAGAAGTTTAG